The Longimicrobium sp. genome contains a region encoding:
- a CDS encoding ATP-binding protein, with protein sequence MENNLPLRSFEIEGYRAIRHLRLPQLERVNLFVGFNNAGKTSLLEGLRLYANSISLTSLSEIIRERSGLRLSTPAIVDDIAPVVAEATMAFDAVTSLFHGTYSGSTGSIRLGPTDAASHQLELTLPWTLNRSGDGDFVPSDEIVAEPSTPLVQLRQGVQKKDYSLGMFLRGAILRHPQARSRAEFIPAQGLRIETLAALWERTAESGHASLVEDAVRVIVPDLERCYLLGRGKARRILMQMRGVARPVPITNMGDGTNRVFGIALALVAAQGGVLLIDEVENGLHHAVQADVWSAIFTLAERLRVQVFATTHSWDAVVGFQAAANQSSARGLLYRLEREADGEIYAERYTEEEVAVAADQQVEVR encoded by the coding sequence ATGGAGAACAACCTCCCGCTTCGCAGCTTTGAGATCGAAGGGTATCGCGCTATCCGCCACCTGCGGCTGCCTCAGTTGGAGCGGGTGAACCTCTTCGTTGGTTTCAACAACGCAGGCAAGACGTCATTGCTCGAAGGCTTGCGTCTATACGCGAACTCGATCTCGCTCACGTCGTTGTCGGAAATCATTCGTGAGCGATCCGGGCTCAGGTTGTCCACTCCCGCCATCGTTGACGATATAGCTCCGGTTGTAGCCGAGGCCACGATGGCGTTCGACGCGGTCACTTCACTCTTTCATGGAACGTACTCAGGTTCGACTGGGTCGATTCGCCTGGGGCCTACAGACGCGGCAAGCCACCAACTAGAGCTCACCCTGCCGTGGACTCTCAACAGGAGCGGGGACGGGGATTTTGTGCCGTCAGACGAAATTGTTGCGGAGCCTTCCACGCCGCTTGTACAGCTGAGACAGGGCGTGCAGAAGAAGGATTACTCGCTGGGCATGTTCCTTCGAGGGGCTATCCTGCGGCATCCTCAAGCACGCTCTCGCGCCGAGTTCATACCCGCGCAGGGACTTCGGATTGAGACACTCGCTGCGCTTTGGGAGCGCACTGCTGAGTCAGGTCACGCCAGCCTCGTGGAAGATGCGGTTCGTGTCATTGTGCCCGACCTTGAGCGCTGCTACCTGCTCGGGAGAGGAAAGGCGAGACGAATCCTGATGCAGATGCGTGGCGTGGCTCGCCCCGTTCCAATCACGAACATGGGAGACGGTACAAACCGGGTGTTCGGAATCGCACTCGCGCTTGTCGCTGCTCAAGGCGGGGTGCTGTTGATTGACGAAGTGGAGAACGGTCTCCACCACGCGGTACAGGCTGATGTCTGGAGCGCGATCTTCACCCTCGCGGAACGTCTTAGGGTGCAGGTGTTTGCCACCACACACAGTTGGGACGCGGTGGTTGGATTCCAGGCTGCGGCGAATCAGAGCAGCGCCCGGGGTCTGCTCTACCGCCTGGAGCGAGAGGCTGACGGGGAGATCTACGCCGAGCGCTATACCGAGGAGGAGGTGGCTGTCGCCGCCGATCAGCAGGTTGAAGTCCGCTGA
- a CDS encoding zf-TFIIB domain-containing protein, producing the protein MPERPLRLECPVCLGVRLATKRIADDSPLEIDHCPRCGGVWFDHGEADELQRLGTPRKLRTHVPLLRGHQRMACRGCEARIQRAAAVCDGCGHKNVIDCPVCDRPMERETSTGLRLDVCRSCRGAWFDNDQLRAIWSSQLPAVSQQSHGVGVWDIPYIDLDGADIGSGLELGNAFDAIPDAAGGVFEGAVSLIEAGADAAGAVFEVIGSILEFLFGLLEGL; encoded by the coding sequence ATGCCTGAGCGCCCCCTTCGGCTGGAGTGCCCCGTCTGCCTGGGCGTGCGCCTGGCCACGAAGCGCATCGCCGACGACTCCCCGCTCGAGATCGACCACTGCCCGCGCTGCGGCGGCGTGTGGTTCGATCACGGCGAGGCGGACGAGCTGCAGCGCCTGGGCACCCCGCGGAAGCTGCGGACCCATGTTCCGCTCCTGCGCGGCCACCAGCGCATGGCGTGCCGTGGTTGCGAGGCCCGCATCCAGCGCGCCGCCGCCGTGTGCGACGGGTGCGGTCACAAGAACGTGATCGACTGCCCCGTGTGCGACCGTCCGATGGAGCGCGAGACCAGCACCGGCCTGCGCCTCGACGTCTGCCGCAGCTGCCGAGGCGCCTGGTTCGACAACGACCAGCTCCGCGCCATCTGGAGCTCGCAGCTCCCGGCGGTGAGTCAGCAGTCGCACGGCGTGGGCGTGTGGGACATCCCTTACATCGACCTCGACGGCGCGGACATCGGGAGCGGGTTGGAGCTGGGCAACGCGTTCGACGCGATCCCCGATGCGGCGGGAGGAGTCTTTGAGGGCGCCGTCTCGCTGATCGAGGCGGGTGCGGATGCGGCGGGTGCGGTGTTCGAGGTGATCGGCAGCATCCTGGAGTTCCTCTTCGGCCTCCTGGAAGGCCTGTAG
- a CDS encoding DUF3226 domain-containing protein, which translates to MTRTAGLLWVEGKDDSAVTQSLCAAHELPKFNVQAKNGIDEILDTFFTRLRAPGADRFGVIVDANGNAQARWDSIRRTLDEEGYREIPERLNPNGVIVPRVRHRPLFGAWIMPDNASPGALEDFAAMLVPAGDPLWVRAGEAVDSQSKIGYFLLAAAPRRTCTRGSHGRSRPARRWGRRSASVR; encoded by the coding sequence GTGACCCGCACGGCTGGACTGCTGTGGGTCGAAGGCAAAGACGATAGCGCCGTAACTCAGAGTCTCTGCGCGGCGCATGAGCTTCCTAAGTTCAACGTTCAGGCGAAGAATGGGATCGACGAGATCCTCGACACGTTCTTTACGCGATTGAGGGCGCCTGGAGCGGACCGCTTCGGCGTCATAGTAGACGCGAACGGAAACGCGCAGGCTCGATGGGACTCGATCCGGCGCACTCTTGACGAAGAAGGGTATCGTGAGATCCCGGAGCGGCTGAACCCAAACGGGGTGATCGTCCCCAGGGTTCGCCACCGCCCGCTGTTCGGCGCCTGGATCATGCCCGATAATGCGTCTCCGGGGGCGCTGGAAGACTTCGCCGCAATGCTGGTTCCTGCAGGCGATCCGTTGTGGGTGCGGGCCGGCGAAGCGGTGGATTCCCAGAGCAAGATCGGCTATTTCCTGCTGGCCGCCGCTCCAAGGCGCACATGCACACGTGGCTCGCATGGCAGAAGTCGCCCGGCTCGCCGATGGGGCAGGCGATCGGCCAGCGTGCGCTGA
- a CDS encoding PfkB family carbohydrate kinase — protein sequence MSLLVVGSVALDTVETPFGRAEDALGGSATFFSAASSLFSPVQLVGVVGDDYPVDALRFLEERGVDLAGVERAQGESFRWSGVYSFDLSSRETLETRLGVFADFAPKIPEGFRDTELVFLGNIDPELQINVLDQVRRPRFVACDTMNLWIDIKRDRLLDLLKRVDLLLVNDGEARQLSGDFNLARAARWIMDRGPRYLIIKKGEHGAILFTPNGVFFAPGYPLEEVFDPTGAGDAFAGGFMGHLARCGTTLDDSDLRRAVIYGSVLGSFAVEKFSVERFKDLTMEEIEERARAFRDMTVFDLPVPAGV from the coding sequence ATGTCCCTTCTCGTCGTAGGAAGCGTCGCACTGGACACCGTGGAGACGCCCTTCGGCCGCGCGGAAGACGCGCTGGGCGGCTCGGCCACTTTCTTCTCGGCCGCGTCGTCGCTCTTTTCCCCCGTGCAGCTGGTGGGGGTCGTCGGCGACGACTACCCGGTGGACGCGCTCCGCTTCCTGGAGGAGCGCGGGGTGGACCTCGCCGGTGTGGAGCGCGCGCAGGGCGAGAGCTTCCGCTGGAGCGGCGTGTACAGCTTCGACCTGAGCTCGCGCGAGACGCTGGAGACGCGGCTGGGGGTGTTCGCCGACTTCGCGCCCAAGATCCCCGAAGGGTTCCGCGACACGGAGCTGGTCTTCCTGGGGAACATCGACCCCGAGCTGCAGATCAACGTGCTGGACCAGGTGCGGCGTCCGCGCTTCGTGGCGTGCGACACCATGAACCTGTGGATCGACATCAAGCGCGACCGCCTGCTGGACCTCCTCAAGCGCGTCGACCTGCTCCTGGTGAACGACGGGGAGGCGCGGCAGCTCTCCGGCGACTTCAACCTGGCGCGCGCCGCCCGCTGGATCATGGACCGCGGGCCGCGCTACCTGATCATCAAAAAGGGTGAGCACGGGGCGATCCTCTTCACCCCGAACGGCGTATTCTTCGCGCCGGGCTACCCGCTGGAGGAGGTGTTCGACCCCACCGGGGCCGGCGACGCCTTCGCGGGCGGCTTCATGGGTCACCTGGCGCGCTGCGGCACCACGCTCGACGACTCGGACCTGCGCCGCGCGGTGATCTATGGCTCGGTGCTGGGCTCGTTCGCGGTGGAGAAGTTCTCCGTGGAGCGCTTCAAGGACCTCACGATGGAGGAGATCGAGGAGCGCGCGCGGGCCTTCCGCGACATGACGGTGTTCGACCTTCCGGTGCCCGCGGGTGTCTGA
- a CDS encoding zinc ribbon domain-containing protein, whose translation MPTYEYRCPQCGNDFEKFQKMSEEPVADCPECGTASQRRLSGGAGLLFKGSGFYITDYRGESYKKAADADKGGSSSGGESKGESKGGGESKPAAESKPAPKSE comes from the coding sequence ATGCCAACGTACGAGTATCGCTGCCCGCAGTGCGGCAACGACTTCGAGAAGTTCCAGAAGATGTCCGAAGAGCCGGTGGCCGACTGCCCCGAGTGCGGAACGGCCTCCCAGCGGCGGCTTTCCGGCGGGGCGGGGCTCCTCTTCAAGGGGAGCGGCTTCTACATCACCGACTACCGCGGCGAGAGCTACAAGAAGGCGGCGGACGCGGACAAGGGCGGCTCGTCGTCGGGCGGGGAGTCCAAGGGCGAATCCAAGGGCGGCGGCGAGTCGAAGCCGGCGGCCGAGTCCAAGCCCGCGCCCAAGAGCGAGTAG
- a CDS encoding nucleotidyltransferase domain-containing protein has translation MAEYPTPQDVLDRVVERLRREEPALQALLLGGSFARGEGDEYSDIDLTGRTAGEPRVEYRTWFYPTSAGRMVHVSIEVELLAPPVPQAPASWSLGFPVLEPQRYVWSTPAAVKVLGADPSLHFPGGPPEFGDFVELHMKIRRAAERRDHPQLRWAARLLAEYAPPLLRPFNDEVVVRTPLEAFAAALSLANAPEHYREDFETCAGFAPATDAEIAAAAARLAREMVTYLRERAPETAPEPHSLEEALRNGALERYMGF, from the coding sequence ATGGCGGAGTATCCCACGCCGCAGGACGTGCTCGACCGGGTCGTGGAGCGGCTCCGCAGGGAGGAGCCGGCGCTGCAGGCCCTGCTGCTCGGCGGAAGCTTCGCGCGTGGCGAGGGCGACGAGTACAGCGACATCGACCTGACGGGACGGACCGCGGGCGAGCCTCGGGTTGAATATCGCACGTGGTTCTATCCCACGTCAGCGGGCCGAATGGTCCACGTGTCGATCGAGGTGGAATTGCTCGCGCCGCCGGTACCGCAAGCGCCGGCTTCCTGGTCGCTCGGGTTCCCCGTTCTCGAGCCGCAGAGGTACGTCTGGAGCACGCCGGCCGCGGTCAAGGTGCTGGGGGCTGATCCCAGCCTCCACTTTCCGGGAGGCCCACCGGAGTTCGGGGATTTCGTCGAGCTCCACATGAAGATCAGGCGCGCGGCCGAGCGGCGGGACCATCCCCAGCTTCGATGGGCCGCCCGGCTGCTGGCGGAGTACGCGCCGCCGCTCCTGCGGCCCTTCAACGACGAGGTCGTGGTGCGGACGCCGCTCGAAGCGTTCGCGGCCGCGTTGAGCCTCGCGAACGCGCCGGAACACTACCGGGAGGACTTCGAGACGTGCGCCGGGTTCGCCCCCGCGACGGACGCAGAGATCGCCGCCGCGGCCGCCCGGCTGGCGCGGGAGATGGTGACGTACTTACGCGAACGCGCTCCTGAAACCGCCCCCGAGCCGCACAGCCTCGAAGAAGCCCTCCGCAACGGCGCACTTGAGCGCTACATGGGCTTCTGA
- the purM gene encoding phosphoribosylformylglycinamidine cyclo-ligase has product MSDTAPGLSYRAAGGDIDAAAHAMKGVAALVRSTATPDTLSELGSFGGLFRVPADVRRPVLVASTDGVGTKLKVAFTTGRHGTVGEDLVNHCVNDILVQGARPLFFLDYVGVGRLEPGVVEELVSGVARGCRENGCALLGGETAEMPDMYSPGEYDLAGTIVGVVEEDRVLDGRAIRAGDVIVALASNGLHTNGYSLARRILFDRMGLAPDDAFPDEEGSVADVLLRVHRSYLRPLTPLLERGVLRGLAHITGGGLTDNVPRILPEATAARIRTASWEVPAAFRVLQREGGVERMEMFRAFNMGVGMVAVVAAEDADEVAGALNEAGEAAWIAGEIVPGERNVILE; this is encoded by the coding sequence GTGTCTGACACCGCCCCGGGGCTGTCGTACCGCGCCGCCGGCGGCGACATCGACGCGGCGGCGCACGCCATGAAGGGGGTGGCGGCGCTCGTGCGCTCCACCGCCACGCCGGACACGCTCTCGGAGCTCGGCTCCTTCGGCGGCCTCTTTCGCGTGCCGGCGGACGTGCGGCGGCCGGTGCTGGTGGCCAGCACCGATGGCGTGGGCACGAAGCTCAAGGTCGCCTTCACCACGGGCCGCCACGGCACGGTGGGCGAGGACCTCGTCAACCACTGCGTCAACGACATCCTGGTGCAGGGGGCGCGGCCGCTCTTCTTCCTCGACTACGTCGGCGTCGGACGGTTGGAGCCGGGCGTGGTGGAGGAGCTCGTGTCCGGCGTGGCGCGCGGGTGCCGCGAGAACGGGTGCGCGCTGCTCGGCGGCGAGACGGCGGAGATGCCGGACATGTACTCGCCCGGCGAGTACGACCTGGCGGGCACCATCGTGGGCGTGGTGGAGGAGGACCGCGTGCTCGACGGCCGCGCGATCCGTGCTGGCGACGTGATCGTGGCGCTCGCGTCCAACGGGCTGCACACCAACGGCTATTCGCTGGCGAGGCGTATCCTGTTCGACCGCATGGGGTTGGCGCCGGACGATGCGTTTCCGGATGAAGAAGGCAGCGTGGCCGACGTGCTGCTGCGCGTGCACCGCTCCTACCTGCGGCCGCTGACGCCTCTGCTGGAGCGCGGAGTCCTGCGCGGGCTGGCGCACATCACGGGCGGCGGGCTGACGGACAACGTGCCGCGCATCCTGCCCGAGGCAACGGCCGCGCGCATCCGCACGGCGTCGTGGGAGGTGCCGGCGGCGTTCCGCGTGCTGCAGCGCGAGGGCGGGGTGGAGCGCATGGAGATGTTCCGCGCTTTCAACATGGGCGTGGGGATGGTGGCCGTCGTCGCGGCGGAGGATGCCGACGAGGTGGCCGGCGCATTGAACGAGGCGGGCGAGGCGGCCTGGATCGCGGGGGAGATCGTCCCCGGCGAACGCAACGTGATACTGGAGTGA
- a CDS encoding methylmalonyl-CoA mutase family protein: MSDTLAVTNLGEDSGTPDGGKASWTERAVTPVLAKHAERRERFESTSGVEVDRLYTPEDTAGLDYDRDLGYPGEFPFTRGIQPTMYRGRFWTMRQYAGFGTAEETNERFKLLLAAGQTGLSTAFDLPTQMGYDSDHSMAAGEVGRVGVAIDSLADMRKLLADIPLDRVSASMTINATASILLAFYIAVADERGIPRNKISGTIQNDILKEYIARGTYVFPVEPSLRLITDIFAFCNAEVPRWNTISISGYHIREAGSTAAQEIAFTFADGLEYVRRAQAAGLDVNKFAPRLSFFFASHNDLFEEVAKFRAARRLWARLMRERFGASDEAAKLRFHTQTGGVTLQAQQPLNNVVRVTVQALAALLGGTQSLHTNGYDEALSLPTAQAATLALRTQQVLAFESGAADTVDPLAGSYFVESMTDAVEAKAREYLDKIEEMGGAAAAIDYMQEEIHRAAYDHQIAVERGDRVIVGVNRFQAAEGDPVDLAQPDFTALERGQQKQLAELKSGRDAGEVRARLEAIRAAARGTDNLMPHIIDAVKAMVTLGEISDALRAEWGVHRPA; the protein is encoded by the coding sequence ATGAGCGATACACTGGCGGTCACCAACCTGGGCGAGGATTCGGGCACTCCGGACGGCGGCAAGGCGTCGTGGACGGAGCGCGCCGTCACGCCCGTGCTCGCGAAGCACGCCGAGCGCCGCGAGCGCTTCGAGTCGACCAGCGGCGTGGAGGTGGACCGCCTCTACACTCCCGAGGACACCGCCGGGCTCGACTACGACCGCGACCTCGGCTATCCGGGCGAGTTCCCGTTCACCCGCGGCATCCAGCCGACCATGTACCGCGGGCGCTTCTGGACGATGCGCCAGTACGCCGGCTTCGGCACGGCCGAGGAGACCAACGAGCGCTTCAAGCTCCTGTTGGCCGCGGGGCAGACGGGGCTCTCCACCGCCTTCGACCTCCCCACGCAGATGGGGTACGACTCCGACCACTCGATGGCTGCCGGCGAAGTCGGCCGCGTGGGCGTGGCGATCGACTCGCTCGCCGACATGCGCAAGCTGCTGGCGGACATCCCGCTGGACCGCGTGTCGGCCTCGATGACCATCAACGCGACGGCGTCCATCCTCCTGGCCTTCTACATCGCGGTGGCGGACGAGCGCGGCATCCCGCGAAACAAGATCTCGGGGACGATCCAGAACGACATCCTCAAGGAGTACATCGCGCGCGGCACCTACGTCTTTCCGGTGGAGCCGTCGCTGCGCCTGATCACCGACATCTTTGCGTTCTGCAACGCGGAGGTGCCCAGGTGGAACACCATCTCCATCAGCGGCTACCACATCCGCGAAGCCGGCTCGACCGCCGCGCAGGAGATCGCCTTCACCTTCGCGGACGGGCTGGAATACGTGCGCCGCGCGCAGGCGGCCGGGCTGGACGTCAACAAGTTCGCGCCGCGCCTCTCCTTCTTCTTCGCCTCGCACAATGACCTGTTCGAGGAAGTCGCCAAGTTCCGCGCGGCCCGCCGCCTCTGGGCGCGGCTGATGCGCGAGCGCTTCGGCGCGTCGGATGAGGCCGCCAAGCTCCGCTTCCACACCCAGACGGGCGGCGTCACGCTGCAGGCGCAGCAGCCGCTCAACAACGTGGTGCGCGTGACGGTGCAGGCGCTCGCGGCCCTCCTCGGCGGCACGCAGTCGCTGCACACCAACGGCTACGACGAGGCGCTCTCCCTCCCGACCGCCCAAGCTGCCACGCTGGCGCTCCGAACGCAGCAGGTGCTCGCCTTCGAGAGCGGCGCCGCGGACACGGTGGACCCGCTGGCCGGCTCGTACTTCGTGGAGTCGATGACCGACGCCGTGGAGGCCAAGGCGCGCGAGTACCTGGACAAGATCGAGGAGATGGGCGGCGCCGCGGCGGCGATCGACTACATGCAGGAGGAGATTCACCGCGCCGCCTACGACCACCAGATCGCCGTCGAGCGCGGCGACCGCGTGATCGTGGGCGTCAACCGCTTCCAGGCCGCCGAGGGTGATCCGGTGGACCTGGCCCAGCCCGACTTCACCGCCCTGGAGCGCGGCCAGCAGAAGCAGCTCGCCGAGCTCAAGTCTGGGCGCGACGCCGGCGAGGTCCGCGCGCGCCTGGAAGCGATCCGCGCCGCCGCCCGCGGCACCGACAACCTGATGCCCCACATCATCGACGCCGTCAAAGCCATGGTCACCCTCGGCGAGATCAGCGACGCGCTGCGCGCCGAGTGGGGCGTGCACCGGCCGGCGTGA
- a CDS encoding zinc-dependent metalloprotease, whose translation MNKSIFVAAACALAACSSPAARPATGPAPSAPAQSSFAQRVAGMARQDGYFPLYTDAKTGKLMLEVRRVGEDFLYLNSLATGIGSNALGLDRGTIGDGVVVRFERHGPKLLLVEQNTGFRAVSGSAAEQRAVAESFPTSVRGAFPVVAEEGGRILIDATDFFLQDAFGVAGQIRRAGQGEFRMDRERSTIYLPRTKSFPTNTEIESLLTWASDNPGPEIVRHTPDGRSLSLRQHHSFVELPPPGYRPRAFDPRIGFFPLTFFDFSQPLDRAFQQRWITRWRLEKKDPSAARSEAVRPIVYYLDPGIPEPYRTAFREGASWWNRVFEAAGFINAFQVMDLPEGADPMDARYSVVQWVHRTDPGFSIGPSFTDPRTGEIIKAAVRMDSYRSLTDYNIFAGTLPTVVEPVGDWVASLGGDDGEAFALARRRQHVAHEIGHTLGLAHNFTASTYGRASVMDYPGPLIELRNGRIDLSRAYRAGPGAYDTLAIRYAYTPFATPEDEARGLRDIMAEGMRRGLRFMGDRDADEAGMMPGVTRWANGPDRIAELRRTMEVRRFLLDRFNTAAIRPGEPMYLLSQRLAPVYLHHRYALEAAIKSIGGLEYTFALAGDAQVPATIHDPAEQRRALDLLVRAMQPEELAIPERVAALIPPPPFGYSGNAQSFASPGGGAFDPLAAAEGLSASIANGVLHRERAARLVSFHARNPAAPSLDEVIGRLVDGTWGAPASSNPRDAALRRVAQRAVLDRLIALAADRMAVPQARATAELHLSRLADRLRARRAGDVAQRAHDEHAAREIRRFLERAAPPTEPTQPLPLPPGTPIGSP comes from the coding sequence ATGAACAAATCCATCTTTGTCGCCGCGGCGTGCGCCCTCGCGGCGTGCTCGTCTCCCGCCGCAAGGCCGGCCACCGGGCCCGCACCCAGCGCGCCCGCCCAGAGCTCCTTCGCGCAGCGTGTGGCGGGGATGGCGCGCCAGGACGGCTACTTCCCCCTGTACACGGACGCGAAGACGGGGAAGCTGATGCTGGAGGTGCGGCGCGTGGGGGAGGACTTCCTCTACCTCAACTCGCTCGCGACCGGCATCGGCTCCAACGCGCTGGGGCTGGACCGCGGGACGATCGGCGACGGCGTGGTGGTGCGCTTCGAGAGGCACGGGCCGAAGCTCCTCCTGGTGGAGCAGAACACCGGTTTCCGCGCGGTCAGTGGGAGCGCGGCGGAGCAACGAGCGGTGGCGGAGTCGTTCCCCACTTCGGTGCGCGGCGCGTTCCCGGTGGTGGCCGAAGAGGGCGGGCGCATCCTGATCGACGCGACCGACTTCTTCCTCCAGGACGCGTTCGGCGTCGCGGGGCAGATCCGGAGAGCGGGGCAGGGGGAGTTCAGGATGGACCGCGAGCGGAGCACCATCTATCTGCCGCGCACGAAGTCGTTCCCCACGAACACCGAGATCGAGTCGCTCCTCACCTGGGCCAGCGACAACCCGGGGCCCGAGATCGTCCGCCACACACCGGACGGGCGCTCGCTGTCGCTGCGGCAGCACCACTCTTTCGTCGAGCTCCCGCCGCCCGGCTACCGCCCGCGCGCGTTTGACCCGCGCATCGGCTTCTTCCCGCTCACCTTCTTCGACTTCAGCCAGCCGCTCGACCGCGCCTTTCAGCAGCGGTGGATCACGCGATGGAGGCTGGAGAAAAAGGATCCCTCCGCCGCGAGGTCCGAGGCGGTGCGGCCGATCGTGTACTACCTCGATCCCGGCATCCCCGAGCCGTACCGCACGGCCTTTCGCGAGGGCGCGAGCTGGTGGAACCGGGTGTTCGAGGCGGCGGGGTTCATCAACGCTTTCCAGGTGATGGACCTTCCCGAGGGCGCCGACCCGATGGACGCGCGCTACTCGGTGGTGCAGTGGGTGCACCGCACCGATCCGGGATTTTCCATCGGCCCCTCCTTCACCGACCCGCGCACCGGCGAGATCATCAAGGCCGCCGTGCGCATGGACTCGTACCGCTCGCTGACCGACTACAACATCTTCGCCGGCACCCTGCCGACGGTGGTGGAGCCGGTGGGCGACTGGGTGGCGAGCCTGGGCGGAGACGATGGAGAGGCGTTCGCGCTGGCGCGGCGAAGGCAGCACGTGGCGCACGAGATCGGGCACACGCTGGGGTTAGCGCACAACTTCACGGCCTCCACCTACGGCCGCGCGTCGGTGATGGACTACCCGGGGCCGCTGATCGAACTGCGCAACGGCCGCATCGACCTGTCGCGCGCCTACCGCGCCGGGCCGGGCGCGTACGACACGCTCGCCATCCGCTACGCCTACACCCCCTTCGCCACGCCCGAGGACGAGGCGCGCGGGCTGCGCGACATCATGGCCGAGGGGATGCGCCGCGGCCTGCGCTTCATGGGCGACCGCGACGCGGACGAGGCGGGGATGATGCCCGGCGTCACGCGCTGGGCCAACGGCCCGGACCGCATCGCGGAGCTGCGGCGGACGATGGAGGTGCGGCGTTTCCTCCTGGACCGCTTCAACACCGCCGCCATCCGCCCCGGCGAGCCGATGTACCTTCTGAGCCAGCGGCTGGCGCCCGTATACCTGCATCACCGCTACGCGCTGGAGGCCGCCATCAAGTCGATCGGCGGGCTGGAGTACACCTTTGCGCTGGCCGGCGACGCGCAGGTGCCGGCCACCATCCACGACCCCGCGGAGCAGCGGCGCGCCCTCGATCTCCTCGTCCGCGCGATGCAGCCGGAGGAGCTGGCGATCCCCGAGCGCGTCGCGGCGCTGATCCCGCCGCCGCCGTTCGGCTACTCGGGGAACGCACAGTCGTTCGCGTCACCGGGCGGCGGCGCGTTCGATCCGCTGGCGGCGGCTGAGGGACTCTCCGCGAGCATCGCCAACGGCGTGCTGCACCGGGAGCGGGCGGCGCGGCTGGTCTCCTTCCACGCCCGCAACCCCGCGGCCCCCTCACTGGACGAGGTGATCGGGCGTCTGGTGGATGGCACCTGGGGTGCGCCCGCGTCATCGAACCCGCGCGATGCCGCCCTGCGCCGCGTGGCCCAGCGCGCGGTGCTCGACCGCCTGATCGCCCTCGCCGCCGACCGGATGGCGGTGCCGCAGGCGCGCGCAACGGCGGAGCTTCACCTTTCGCGCCTGGCCGACCGTCTCCGCGCCCGCCGCGCCGGCGACGTGGCGCAGCGTGCCCACGACGAGCACGCCGCCCGCGAGATCCGCCGCTTCCTGGAGCGCGCCGCGCCGCCCACCGAGCCCACGCAGCCCCTGCCGCTGCCGCCTGGGACGCCGATCGGGAGTCCGTGA
- the ribD gene encoding bifunctional diaminohydroxyphosphoribosylaminopyrimidine deaminase/5-amino-6-(5-phosphoribosylamino)uracil reductase RibD, with product MSDDARWMARALELAGRGWGRVAPNPLVGAVIVRDGERVGEGWHTEYGRPHAEVEALRAAGEAAWGATAFVTLEPCSHHGKTPPCTGALLAAGIRRVVFAAADPNPKAAGGGEVLRAAGVEVLDGVMAEEARDQNAVFFHTHSPAGAERPFVALKLALTLDGRIADHAGSSVWITGEEARNEVHRLRAGFDAVAVGSGTALADDPKLTVRGEVEPRVPPVRVVFDRRLRLPLESSLVTTAREVPVMVVAGTVPPAEHAAGLETRGVRVLRAGNVHDGLRALRDAGIGSLFVEGGATLASEMLRAGVVDRLYLFYAPLFLGPGGLGAFAGLENADIARAHRWRRLDTRSFGADTLITLAR from the coding sequence ATGAGCGACGACGCCCGCTGGATGGCGCGGGCCCTGGAGCTGGCGGGGCGCGGATGGGGGCGCGTGGCGCCGAACCCGCTGGTGGGCGCCGTCATCGTCCGCGACGGCGAGCGGGTGGGCGAGGGATGGCACACGGAGTACGGACGTCCCCACGCGGAGGTCGAGGCGCTCCGGGCCGCCGGCGAGGCGGCCTGGGGCGCCACCGCTTTCGTGACGCTGGAGCCGTGCAGCCACCACGGCAAGACGCCGCCCTGCACCGGTGCCCTCCTCGCCGCCGGCATCCGCCGCGTGGTGTTTGCCGCCGCCGATCCCAATCCGAAGGCCGCGGGCGGGGGCGAGGTGCTGCGCGCGGCGGGGGTGGAGGTGCTCGACGGGGTGATGGCGGAGGAGGCGCGCGACCAGAACGCCGTCTTCTTCCACACGCACTCGCCGGCGGGCGCGGAGCGGCCGTTCGTGGCGCTGAAGCTGGCGCTGACGCTGGACGGGCGCATCGCCGACCACGCGGGAAGCTCGGTGTGGATCACGGGAGAGGAAGCCCGCAACGAGGTGCACCGCCTGCGCGCCGGCTTCGACGCGGTGGCGGTGGGATCGGGCACGGCGCTCGCGGACGACCCCAAGCTCACCGTGCGCGGCGAGGTGGAGCCGCGGGTGCCGCCGGTGCGGGTGGTGTTCGACCGCCGACTGCGCCTGCCGCTGGAGAGCTCGCTCGTCACGACGGCCCGCGAGGTGCCGGTGATGGTGGTCGCCGGCACCGTTCCGCCCGCCGAGCACGCCGCGGGACTGGAGACCCGGGGCGTGCGGGTGCTGCGCGCCGGCAACGTGCACGATGGGCTGCGGGCGTTGCGCGATGCAGGCATCGGCTCGCTTTTCGTGGAGGGCGGCGCGACGCTGGCCAGCGAGATGCTGCGCGCGGGGGTGGTGGACCGTCTGTACCTGTTCTACGCGCCGCTCTTCCTGGGCCCGGGCGGCCTCGGCGCGTTCGCGGGGCTGGAGAACGCGGACATCGCGCGGGCGCACCGCTGGCGCCGGCTGGACACGCGGAGCTTCGGCGCGGACACGCTGATCACACTGGCGCGGTAA